The Deltaproteobacteria bacterium genome includes a region encoding these proteins:
- a CDS encoding DUF2752 domain-containing protein, giving the protein MRLGNFFSIILLLAILTAGWWVTPEQIAKVPLCGFKLIFGIDCPGCGLTRSFLSIARGHLLEAVHYNAAGPLVYLFLLAYAVDLSLKRVRGKGLSIPVRVSEIFGLVLGIFLFGHWIIRLANGPAPAEGLLSRFFY; this is encoded by the coding sequence TTGCGATTGGGCAATTTTTTTTCCATCATTCTTCTCCTCGCCATTCTCACCGCCGGATGGTGGGTGACGCCGGAACAGATAGCAAAGGTTCCTCTCTGCGGCTTCAAATTAATCTTCGGCATCGACTGCCCGGGGTGCGGCCTGACACGCAGTTTTCTTTCGATCGCCCGCGGTCATCTTTTAGAGGCCGTTCACTATAATGCCGCCGGTCCTCTTGTTTATCTCTTTCTTTTGGCCTATGCGGTGGACCTGTCGCTTAAGAGGGTGAGAGGAAAGGGCTTGAGCATCCCTGTGCGCGTCTCCGAAATTTTCGGCCTTGTCCTTGGCATTTTCCTTTTTGGCCACTGGATTATCCGTCTGGCCAACGGCCCGGCCCCCGCAGAGGGTCTGCTCTCGCGATTTTTCTATTGA
- a CDS encoding SCP2 sterol-binding domain-containing protein — MALTAKEIFEQKIAQKLIDNAEKIKTISTIYQFNLTGDTPCTWTLDLTQAGGKISEGASASAKCTVTISTQDLSDIVEKKLNPQMAFMSGKLKVMGDMGLALKLGNIL; from the coding sequence ATGGCATTGACGGCAAAAGAAATTTTCGAGCAAAAAATCGCTCAAAAACTCATCGACAACGCGGAAAAAATAAAAACCATCAGCACCATCTACCAGTTCAACCTGACCGGCGATACGCCGTGCACCTGGACGCTCGATCTCACCCAAGCGGGGGGAAAGATTTCCGAAGGGGCCTCGGCCTCAGCCAAATGCACCGTCACCATTTCCACCCAGGATCTTTCCGATATCGTGGAAAAGAAGCTGAACCCGCAGATGGCTTTCATGTCGGGCAAGCTCAAAGTGATGGGCGACATGGGGCTGGCGCTCAAACTGGGAAACATTCTGTAA
- a CDS encoding DUF4870 domain-containing protein produces the protein MAEQGSGQSTGLAPNVASLLCYICTFITGIVFLIVEKDNRDVRFHAWQAIIFGIAMLVVQIALSILGAILGAVASVLGAIIAILAPVVWLVFFIFWVICMIKAYQGERYKLPILGDMAEKQAAK, from the coding sequence ATGGCCGAGCAAGGTTCGGGGCAGTCCACGGGATTGGCGCCCAATGTGGCGTCGCTTCTCTGTTATATCTGCACCTTTATTACCGGCATTGTTTTTCTGATCGTGGAAAAAGACAACAGGGATGTCCGTTTTCACGCCTGGCAGGCGATTATTTTCGGCATCGCCATGCTGGTGGTTCAGATTGCCCTTTCCATTCTGGGGGCCATCCTTGGCGCGGTTGCCAGTGTCCTGGGGGCGATCATCGCCATTCTGGCGCCGGTGGTCTGGCTGGTCTTTTTTATTTTCTGGGTCATCTGCATGATCAAGGCCTATCAGGGGGAACGCTATAAGCTCCCGATCTTGGGCGATATGGCCGAAAAACAGGCGGCGAAGTGA
- a CDS encoding 50S ribosomal protein L28, which yields MAYSCHYCNKRALRGHNVSHANNRTIKLSMPNLQTIRVLLGKTVRRVRACTRCLRSGVVVKAG from the coding sequence ATGGCTTATTCGTGTCATTACTGCAACAAAAGGGCGCTTCGGGGGCACAATGTCTCGCATGCCAACAACCGGACGATAAAGCTCTCCATGCCCAATCTTCAGACTATCCGCGTCCTCCTGGGGAAAACGGTCCGCAGGGTCCGCGCCTGTACCCGTTGCCTCCGGTCGGGGGTGGTAGTCAAGGCGGGGTAA
- a CDS encoding bifunctional (p)ppGpp synthetase/guanosine-3',5'-bis(diphosphate) 3'-pyrophosphohydrolase: MQAQEATTEKNILVVKLDDVVSKVQSYNPLADIDLIKKAYVFSAKAHAGQKRRSGQPYLIHPLEVANILAEMKMDVASISAGILHDTIEDTKVTREELKTVFGEEIAELVDGVTKLSKIPFNTRMERQAENFRKMILAMAKDIRVILIKLADRLNNLRTLQFMPEEKQIRIAQETLDIYAPLANRLGMQWMKVQLEDLGLRFTRPQTYQQIEKKIARLKKIKEHYMDRVEKGVTAHFMDSIRAFKILGRMKHVHGIYRKMERQNISFEQVHDLLAFRILVPTVEECYEALGLLHSIWKPVPGRFKDYLAMPKANNYQSLHTTVICLDGERVEFQIRTFEMNETAEQGIAAHWKYKEDGRIDMKSEETFRWLHQLVDWQNELKDSVEFLDTVKLDLFTSEIYVFTPKGDVRPLPHNATPIDFAYSIHTDVGAHCTGARVNGRIVPLTHHLASGDTVEIITSPHRYPSRDWLKVAVSSRARAKVRQFLKQEQREKSIHLGKEIYQEECAKFGIDASEFLKSGALREYLEKKGIVGENSLYSALAYGKISMPVITAALFPEKTKTTAVPPPEGFLKKIFRKVSKQTRDVVRIDGLEDLLIAFGKCCHPIQGDPIVGFVTRGRGVTLHRIDCPKVPSIDPARRVNADWNYKTDLVRTARLKILCEDKPGMLAEITAAISSRQANITKALVRTTRDKKAVISMDVGVRDTDELHAIMKSLEKIEGVISVERELG; this comes from the coding sequence ATGCAGGCACAAGAGGCCACAACTGAAAAAAACATCCTTGTCGTCAAACTGGACGATGTCGTCTCCAAAGTCCAGTCGTACAACCCCCTGGCCGATATCGATCTCATCAAGAAGGCCTATGTTTTTTCCGCGAAGGCCCACGCCGGCCAGAAGAGGAGGTCGGGCCAGCCGTATCTCATCCATCCGCTGGAGGTGGCCAACATCCTGGCCGAGATGAAAATGGATGTCGCCTCCATTTCCGCCGGCATCCTTCACGACACCATCGAGGACACAAAGGTCACCCGTGAGGAGTTGAAGACCGTTTTCGGGGAGGAGATCGCGGAGCTGGTGGACGGGGTCACCAAGCTTTCAAAAATTCCGTTCAATACCCGGATGGAGCGGCAGGCGGAAAATTTCCGGAAGATGATTTTGGCCATGGCCAAAGACATCCGGGTGATCCTTATCAAACTGGCCGACCGCTTGAACAACCTCCGGACGCTTCAGTTCATGCCGGAGGAAAAGCAGATCCGCATCGCGCAGGAGACGCTGGATATTTACGCCCCGCTGGCCAACAGGCTCGGGATGCAGTGGATGAAGGTTCAGCTGGAAGACCTGGGGCTCCGTTTCACCCGGCCGCAGACCTACCAGCAGATCGAAAAAAAAATCGCCCGCCTGAAGAAGATCAAGGAGCATTACATGGACCGGGTGGAGAAAGGGGTCACCGCCCATTTCATGGATTCCATCCGTGCTTTCAAGATTTTAGGAAGGATGAAGCATGTCCACGGCATCTACCGGAAGATGGAGCGGCAGAACATCAGTTTCGAGCAGGTGCACGACCTTCTGGCCTTTCGCATCCTGGTCCCCACGGTGGAGGAATGCTACGAGGCCCTCGGGCTTTTGCACAGCATCTGGAAGCCGGTGCCGGGGCGGTTCAAGGATTACCTCGCCATGCCGAAGGCCAACAACTACCAGTCGCTTCACACCACCGTCATCTGCCTCGACGGCGAGCGGGTGGAGTTTCAGATCCGGACGTTCGAAATGAACGAGACCGCCGAACAGGGGATCGCGGCGCACTGGAAATACAAGGAGGACGGCCGGATCGACATGAAATCGGAGGAGACCTTCCGCTGGCTCCACCAGCTGGTCGACTGGCAGAACGAGCTCAAGGATTCGGTGGAATTTCTGGATACCGTGAAGCTCGATCTCTTCACCTCCGAAATTTATGTCTTTACCCCCAAGGGGGACGTCCGCCCCCTTCCGCACAACGCCACGCCGATTGATTTCGCCTACAGCATCCACACGGACGTCGGCGCGCATTGCACCGGGGCACGGGTCAACGGGCGCATTGTTCCGCTGACGCACCATCTGGCCAGCGGCGACACGGTGGAGATCATCACCAGTCCGCACCGCTACCCCTCCAGGGACTGGCTGAAGGTGGCGGTAAGCTCGCGCGCCCGGGCCAAGGTCCGCCAGTTTTTAAAGCAGGAACAGCGCGAAAAGAGCATTCATCTGGGGAAGGAGATCTATCAGGAGGAATGCGCCAAGTTCGGCATCGACGCCTCCGAATTTCTCAAATCGGGCGCGTTGAGGGAATATCTGGAGAAGAAGGGGATTGTGGGGGAGAATAGTCTTTATTCGGCTCTGGCCTACGGGAAGATTTCCATGCCGGTGATTACAGCGGCCCTTTTTCCGGAAAAGACCAAAACGACAGCCGTTCCCCCGCCGGAGGGGTTTTTGAAGAAAATTTTTCGGAAGGTGTCCAAACAGACGCGGGACGTGGTGCGGATTGACGGTCTGGAGGATCTTCTGATCGCCTTCGGCAAGTGCTGTCACCCGATTCAGGGGGATCCGATTGTCGGTTTTGTCACCCGGGGGAGGGGAGTGACGCTTCATCGCATCGACTGCCCCAAGGTTCCCTCGATAGACCCGGCCCGCCGGGTGAACGCCGACTGGAACTACAAGACCGACCTTGTCCGGACGGCGCGGCTGAAAATTCTCTGCGAGGACAAGCCGGGGATGCTGGCGGAAATCACCGCCGCCATCTCTTCGCGCCAGGCCAACATCACCAAGGCGCTCGTCCGCACCACCAGGGACAAAAAGGCGGTCATCTCCATGGATGTCGGCGTGCGCGACACTGACGAACTGCACGCCATCATGAAATCGCTGGAAAAAATTGAAGGGGTGATTTCGGTGGAGAGGGAGCTGGGATAG
- a CDS encoding type II toxin-antitoxin system RelE/ParE family toxin, protein MEYQAVILPDAEKDLNELSPPIRNTIVRRIAWLVKNAEEVIHHPLVGMPEDLAGLCKFRVGDYRVLYWKDEAKKAVQVFRVRHRSEVYRKL, encoded by the coding sequence ATGGAATATCAAGCTGTAATCCTTCCCGATGCCGAGAAAGATCTTAACGAACTTTCTCCACCCATCCGCAATACGATTGTTCGAAGAATTGCCTGGTTGGTGAAGAATGCCGAGGAAGTCATCCACCATCCTCTCGTGGGAATGCCGGAGGACCTTGCCGGATTGTGCAAATTTCGCGTCGGCGACTATCGAGTTCTTTACTGGAAAGATGAAGCGAAAAAGGCAGTACAGGTTTTCCGGGTAAGGCATCGGTCGGAGGTGTATCGGAAACTGTAG
- a CDS encoding long-chain fatty acid--CoA ligase, whose protein sequence is MQFQNLLQIFSETAARQGGAPCFRYKEGGRWRTLNWNEVNQKIIDLAGGLVKLGVKKGDRVCIFSQTRTEWTLADMAILSVGAVTVPIYQSNLPDQAGYIIQNSEARLAFVEDAVQLKKINEVRPELPLLKQIILFDNGTAAIREKGIYTLEEVLLLGNGEGKAAFEEMKRSLHPDSEASFVYTSGTTGPPKGAVLTHGNFIAELEALEVIFDFEPHYESLLFLPLAHILARVVQFAQLQRGFIQVYAESIDKLLDNVQEVRPHLMASVPRIFEKIHTRVMQGVEASSKRRQKIFSWACAVGKQYSACLQAKKPVSLLLRLKWKTAYHLVFSKLHKKLGGRIRFFITGGAPLPAEIGEFFESAGFAILEGYGLTETSAAITCNTLKERRIGTVGRPLKGVEIKIADDGEILTRGPVVFKGYYRQAEATSEALNTGGWFHTGDIGVFDDDGYLKITDRKKDIIVTAAGKNIAPQNIESLLKTDPLISQAMVHGDRRKYLSALITLDKNEIIRYAQNHSIPFQDYADLVKNKKIYGLLKQRIEEKNKHLAQYETIKKFAILENDFSIDTGELTPTLKVKRKFTSQKYREILDSLYQE, encoded by the coding sequence ATGCAATTCCAAAATCTCCTCCAGATTTTTTCCGAAACGGCCGCCCGGCAGGGAGGCGCCCCCTGTTTCCGCTACAAGGAAGGGGGCCGGTGGCGCACATTGAACTGGAACGAGGTGAACCAAAAAATCATCGACCTCGCCGGAGGCTTGGTCAAGCTGGGGGTCAAAAAAGGGGACCGTGTCTGTATCTTTTCGCAGACCCGCACCGAATGGACACTGGCCGACATGGCCATCCTGTCGGTGGGCGCCGTCACGGTTCCGATTTATCAATCCAACCTCCCCGATCAGGCGGGCTACATCATCCAAAACTCCGAGGCGCGGCTGGCCTTTGTGGAGGATGCCGTTCAACTCAAAAAAATCAACGAGGTGCGTCCCGAACTCCCGCTGTTGAAACAGATCATCCTTTTTGACAATGGAACGGCGGCTATCAGGGAGAAGGGAATTTATACTTTGGAAGAAGTGCTCCTTCTCGGCAACGGAGAAGGGAAGGCGGCCTTCGAGGAGATGAAGAGGTCGTTACACCCCGATTCCGAGGCGTCGTTTGTCTATACCTCCGGCACCACCGGACCTCCCAAAGGAGCCGTTCTGACGCACGGAAACTTTATCGCCGAGCTGGAGGCGCTCGAGGTGATTTTCGATTTCGAGCCGCACTACGAGTCGCTCCTTTTTCTGCCGCTGGCGCACATTCTGGCTCGGGTGGTCCAGTTTGCCCAACTCCAGCGGGGTTTTATCCAGGTTTACGCCGAGAGCATCGACAAGCTTTTGGACAACGTGCAGGAGGTCCGGCCGCATCTCATGGCATCCGTTCCCCGCATTTTCGAAAAAATCCACACCCGCGTCATGCAGGGGGTCGAGGCCTCGTCAAAACGGAGGCAAAAAATTTTTTCCTGGGCCTGTGCCGTGGGAAAACAGTATTCCGCCTGTCTGCAGGCAAAAAAACCGGTTTCTCTCCTCTTAAGGCTCAAATGGAAGACGGCCTATCATCTGGTCTTTTCCAAACTGCACAAAAAGCTGGGGGGACGGATCCGGTTTTTCATCACGGGGGGCGCGCCCCTTCCGGCCGAAATCGGCGAATTTTTCGAGTCCGCCGGATTTGCCATCCTGGAAGGATACGGCCTCACCGAAACCAGCGCGGCGATCACCTGCAATACCCTTAAAGAGCGGCGGATCGGCACGGTGGGGAGGCCGCTTAAGGGGGTTGAAATAAAAATCGCCGACGACGGGGAAATCCTGACGCGCGGACCGGTGGTGTTCAAGGGATATTACCGGCAGGCGGAGGCGACATCCGAGGCGCTCAACACGGGGGGGTGGTTCCACACCGGCGATATCGGCGTTTTCGACGATGACGGCTACCTGAAAATCACCGACCGCAAAAAAGACATCATCGTGACGGCGGCGGGAAAGAACATCGCCCCCCAGAACATCGAAAGCCTTTTGAAAACCGATCCGCTGATCTCGCAGGCAATGGTGCACGGCGACCGGCGCAAGTATCTGTCGGCCCTTATCACGCTCGACAAAAACGAGATCATCCGGTACGCCCAAAACCATTCCATTCCCTTTCAGGACTACGCCGATCTGGTAAAGAACAAAAAAATATACGGCCTCTTAAAGCAACGGATCGAGGAAAAAAACAAACATCTGGCGCAGTACGAGACCATCAAAAAATTCGCCATCCTCGAGAACGATTTCTCCATCGACACCGGCGAGCTGACCCCCACCCTCAAGGTGAAACGCAAATTCACCTCCCAAAAATACAGGGAAATCCTCGACAGCCTCTACCAAGAATAG